Sequence from the Primulina huaijiensis isolate GDHJ02 chromosome 16, ASM1229523v2, whole genome shotgun sequence genome:
TGCCAGCTAATTAATTATCTTGGTATACAGTCTCttatattttttgttcttttgatttgatttaaGCGAATTGAGGAACTTCTATCAAAAGTGGAGCAGTCACCTGCCAAATCCATGCTAACTGCCCTTTCACCGCTAATGGATGCGTtgattacaaaatattttctaaagcATTCTGATGTTGATGTAAAAGTAGGTGTGGCTTCTTGCGTCGGTGAGATCACCCGAATTACTGCCCCAGATGCTCCATATGATGATGACAAAATGAAGGTGATTCAGTTCTTACCCCATCTCTCACTACATGGGTGTTTTCCCCTGGGATGTTTTCATAACTTTTCATATGGGCATAATACAGGATGTTTTTCACTTGATTGTATCATCTTTTGAGGATTTGTCAGACACATCTAGCAGATCTCATCATAAGAGGGCCTCTATTCTTGAAACTGTGGCAAAAGTCAGGTCTTGTGTCATCATGTTGGATTTAGAATGTGATCAGATGATCATTGAGATGTTTCAGCACTTTCTTAAAGCTATAAGGTACATATTGGGCGTGTATTGATTGAGTGTTGTTTTATGTCTAGCCTTTGACAAGGTTTTATTTGCTTCACATTCCTTCAAGCCCATATTAGCCAACTTTCTACTGATTTTTCCTCGTCGTTGTACGTGCAAATTTGAGTTCTGTAAGTATATGAAATCTTTGGTAACACGTGAAGGATGAAGTGAAGTACTGAAGTAAGTATGTAAGtaaatgaaatcttttgataaatatttcaaaaacttgATCAAAATCTTACAAAATTCAGTAAAGCTATAGGAACTATCTAGAAAAGAAACAATAGAGGTACTTGAGTAAGAGTTTTGGTAACACGTGAAGGATAAAGTGAAGTACTGAAGTAAGTATATGTGAAACTAGgcaattttgaaatttgcaaaatttttctttttcaattattcaaaaacagaaaattgataattagttgatatgcacggaaatatttatcatttttctttgCTCTTCGTGTTGACATTTACCTACCTAACTTTAAATAGTATTTTTTAGGCGCCTTTCTTAGAAATGGCTCACTGCTGAGTTTTTGCTGCCCATGCCTTGTGGTTTGTACCTCAAGCCTAAGTCCTTTTCTGGTGACATCAGGCATTATTAATCATGAGATACACAATTAAATTGATGAAAATTTCAATTGAAGAGATGAAACTGAGATTAATAATTACGCAATGTATTGATGAAGGGAACTTGATGTTGGATTTATTGAAAGAATTTATTAGAAATTGAATTTTGAGAATCTTTAGGAATATCTAGTGTGCCTTCAAAGTTTGGAGTTTTAGGTGGGTAATCTACACAACTGTACACTATACTGCATCATATTTGAAAAGGGATGGCAATTAATACTTGTTGGATTTTGGATTGTGTAACGATTAACCATGAAAGCTATGCTATTTTATGGCAGTGTTCAGTCTGAACTGCTTAAGTATTGTTAATGTGATACTTCCAGAGTTCATCATTCAGAAATCATTTTTGCATCCATGGAGACCGTTATGACACTGGTCATAGAAGAAAGTGAAGATATCTCTTCAGAGCTACTCAATCCCATTTTAGATACCTTGAAAAGGAACAATAAGGTTAATTTTTAGACTTTTATCCAAACTTTGAACCCTCCTTTATTTCTTTGCTAATTAATAGATGCTTGACAGGAGGTTCTTCCAATCGCAAAGAAATTAGCTGAGAAAGTTATTCAGAATTGTGCACTGAAGCTTAGACCTTATTTAACACAAGCATTAAAAACTTCAGATACTAATTTTGATGATTATAGCGGAGTTGTAGCTTCCACATGCGAGCCAAATGCTAGTACTGGTGGGCACAGTAATGAAAACATCTCCAAATACCGGAAGGTACAGTTTCTGTTCTATCACAAATCATCTTACCTATGAGTTCTTGCTTTCTGGTTTGGTAATCCCCAGAGTCTACATGTGATGTCAGTTTTACTTTCTTCCAAATTCAAACATTTAGGGAAGTACTATATCTATATGTCATGTTGTTACATTTTTGTGGTTTTGTTATTGTCATTAAGGATTTAGTTTGAGATCTTTGCTATTAAGTCTTGGCATACCTTACTTTTGAGGAATGGTGCTCAGGCATTTTAGTTAATTGATTTGTCAGATTCTGTTTTTCAGCTCCTTTTAATACATGTATTacctttatttttcaaaaaacttgctTGTATTGcctcaattttttgtttttataaactTACATGTTTTGCCTCTATTAGCAGATAAGCTAGTTGATTGGAATATTTGGTTTTTTAATTCCAAAAAGAAAATAATGTGCATTTCCTAGTTATAACAgttcaaaaggaaaaaaacaagTTTTGCAGAATATAATTTCCTAGTTATTAGTGACAACAGATCAAATAATGTGCATTTCTATGTGATACTCTATGGAAGATATGTCACTTTCATTCATTCGTTATATGAATATTGATGCAATATGCGGTACATAAGACTGAGTTGATTGCGGAGCGAGAACATAGATACGCTTCAAAAATTTTCTCACGCTCCACTTTTgacatttataattttatcattGTTTTATGTTGTAAAAAGTAAACCCGCTTAAATgttcttttttatattatatacgCCTTTCCAAATGGGTTCATTATATTTGTCAATTCTGTCTTGCAATCATCACTTTGAAATAATTTCCCCATCTAGTTCTCGCCCTTTTACTGTTCTGTTTTTGTAAAGTTTCAACAAGTcaaataatatgttaaaattgTAAAGGAAGTTGTTGATTCTTTCATATATTTTGGGATACTAgtgacaatatatttatatatttttgccTTTTGCACCAGCTTTGAAAgccaataattttttatgggcAAAAGCTCTCATTCGGTTGTAAGTGTATGACTgtaaatcgatttttttttcttgctgATGCAACCCctcatttttcttatttttctattatgatttaaaatatgttCATTGCTCAAGACCACCTTGTCTATTTCTCCTGGGCCATTCCTGCAATAAAGTTCTCACAAGTGTTATTGTGAAGTCTGACTAGGGTTAAAATCTTGCAAGCATAACTTGACATGTTATTCTCATTTTCTTATTATTCATGGTAACCATGACGAGCTTTGCTAGCCAATGACTTTTTCTTTCGCCAAAAAATGTACTAATTCTTGAAACCAAATGAATGATGGATAATTCTGGACACAGAGAGACCATGGGTAGCctcaatttgaaaatatatttgttaGCCAGAATTTCTTTTCGCCAAAAGGGGCAGAAGGATCACATTCGACTAATCAAGTTGGTGGATTGTGAATATTCACCAGCCTTTCCCATTTGCTTTAAAAGTGATTGTTTGATCTCATTGGTTTTGAACAGGTGGTTAAAGAGGGTTCAGCTGAGACACCTGTGCTGGATAAAGATGCCCCTGTGACAAGATCACCCAAGTCAATTAGCAGTATCAATGAGATCATGACTGAAGAAACAATTCCTGATGCACACTATTCAAACATGGCAGATTCTAGCCGAAATGTCGAGGACAAATCAATGTCCAAAAATGTATCTAATGATTTGGGTGCTCGAAAACCAAAGATCTCGGGGCTTAAAGTGGAAACCGATGCTAAGAGAAAGGGAAGACAGTTTAAACCTGATAATAATTTAGCAGTGTCTTCAGATCTTCTTGATGATCAGAAACAAAATGAGCAAGTGCCATGTCACCAAGACATTGCAGCTAAAGATGGTTCACCTGATGAGATTCTCTCTGTTGAAGCTGACATATCTTTGGACAATGTTGATGATGTTAGTATTCATCCTCTGCAATTAAAAGCAGTTGAGAAAGTGGATGTAAATTTAGCATCTTCAACTCAAAGCCCTGGCATACCTGCCAATAGTCGATCTAAGAAGGCTGGTCGAGCAAACAGGAAGGAGAACTTGGGTACAAAAGAGACTAAGAAGGCACTTGAAGGAACAGATATTTTAAAAGCAAAACAGCAGCGTCGCTCATTGAAAAAGAAATCTGACAAGACAATTGACAAGGATAAAGTTTTGGCGGAAGAAGTTTTATCCAAGAATGATCGTATGAGTACCAGTGATTCAGAGGCAAGATCACTGGATCCAACTGAAAAGTTGGGGGATGCTAGTAACAAGGTGGAGGATGGATCCTCTTTGTCACAGAAAGAAGTAAGGAAAAAGGGTGCACAAAAGAAACCTGATAGTTTGAAATTTTATTCCAAAGAAGATCATGGACAAGTAATCATGTTTTctcttgattttttatttatttatttttaatttttttttcagttaCTTTTCCTGAccgatatatttttttgtttcaacaCATGCTTCTCTTTTTCATCTGTAGGACATGGTTGCCTCACCAAGGACTCctttaaaatcatcaaaaaatgAGGACAGTGTGGAAGAAACTAAAAGGATGAGTAATAAGAGAAAACGATCTCCAGGCATACAGAAAGTGCGTCAtgtctttttttcttttatcgTGACTTTCATATCCTACTATAGAACCAGAGGTTTCTTGCACCTGTATTCCTCAAGTTTAGTTTGGATATCGGTCAAATCGAGGACATTATTATCTGTCTTATTTATGCTTGGTCAGAGAGATTTCCagttgcttctttttttttttgaaaaaatgttGAGATTTTGGATAATGAGAAAATTTGGGTGGGTTCCTCATCAAGTATTGGTAAGGACATCATAGGAAGTGGTGAATGTCCATCTCCCTTTTTGATAGTTTGTTtcttatttttcctttaaaaaaacGAATGCATCGCATGTAATAGTATTGTTTTTGCCCttgaaatatcttttgaaacacGTGTAAAACCGCTTTGTTGCGCTGGCATTTAGAGAAAGTGCACAACCAAACTTTCAACAATATAAGTCAGTTCAGTTAAGTTTATTGTTATTTTGTGTCAGACATCTGAGACTAAAGAGTACGGGGAGGAATTGGTTGGCTCAAAAGTTAAGGTCTGGTGGCCAAAAGATCAGATGTAAATCCTCCTTACATTCCACTCTGTACATAAAAGTGTTTATGAacaaaattactttttttatgATGCTTTCATCGCTGTCAGGTTTTATGAAGGTGTTATTTCTTCTTTTGATTCTGTCAAGAAGAAGCATATGGTGAGGAAAAAatatctttctttctttcattaATTACTTTGATTTGcatgtaaaacttgtttcagtGTAAACTGGCTTCCATCTGAAATAGGTGTTGTATAATGATGGCGACAAAGAAGTACTAAATCTAGGAAGGGAGCGATGGGAATTGGTTGGAGATGATTCATTTGCTGCCGTGGTTAGAATTAAAAATTCGCTGATTTCTATTAAGAcctcatatatatgatatatttgacAATTTGTGTGACTAGGGCAAATCTATTGAGCATTCAAGTCCTGATGCATCCTCAGACATGTAAGTTTATTCTCCAGTTGCTGCCTCTTCCATGTTTTGTTACTTCCTAGTACCCCTTCATGAAAAATAAGGTATTTATCTTCAACTATTAAGGCTTGCAGCTATATCTACTGTGTCAATTTATGGTAGCTGGGTATCCATCCTTGAACTATTGTCTGGGATTAAGGGATGAGATTTACATTTTTAGTGCAGGAGCAATGGGAAGATCCCTGGATCATCTGCATTTCCCCGTTAGAATTATGTTTCCTTCCTGAAACCAGTTTCCTTAGTCAGTCTatagatgatgatgatgatgattattatttttcttattattcttattattttatatttatcccTTCATTGATGTTAACAATGTGGAACTAAATAGAACGGGATGTCAGAATTAAAATGTAAATCCCGCCAGACTCGGCTGCTTGTATGCATAGTATGGTAATATGTTTTGTAGGGAGTAATTTTGGTCCTATTGTTTCCTGTTTTGTTGAATCTATTCGGCAAAGGGAATTATTTTACTAAGATGAACTTTTGTATGTCCATATATGATAAACATTTTATCATCTGGCCCATGCAACACGAACCAAATGAATCTGATAATTTGTGTTACTTTTTAGGCATATATGAATTCACTCAACGGGAAAACGCATGCTTTTCTCACAAGTTGCAACTATCCATTGAACTTTAGCAACTATCCGTTGATAATGTTCAAGTACTTTTTCCATTAACTTGGACTTTTCAAATCTTGAAAGAAGGTGAAATGGTTTAAAGCCATCAAAAGCTTATAGTGGCATATCTTTAAACAAATTCTCCAATCCCAAAACAAATTCCTAGACTTGCTGGAAAACCTTGCTAAAATTTGACCAGGAAATTTCCTTAGTGGGGAGAATTTTGATGGAGAAATTATCTTTTGGAATCATTTTGTGAATGTTTATGCTGattatttctttcttttactAGGCGCAGGAAGAAGAAAGGTTTTCCCATTTCTGAATTGTCAAGCAAGCGGAGGAAGATAGACGGTTCACTTAAAAGGTTGTTCTTATAATTCTCAGTTCCCCcgtacatttttatttaaaattaaaggtCAAATTATACTAATAATCAATGGCTTGTAGCAAGTCCACATCTTCTGGTAAGCCGAAAGATGTAAAGTCTGGTGGGAAATCTGGAAGCAAATTTAAGGATGATGGCAAAGCAGAGTTGAagtccaaaagtaactcaaaatcCAGTGGGAAATCTATAGCAGATCCTGTCAAGGATAAAAACCCTTCTCAGAAACACAGGGGCAAATCTCATGAAGATTCTGCCAAGACATCTGGTAGATCTAGAGATGATGTTGCCAAAACTTCGAGCCACTCGAAACCAGACCGCCATCGAAATGTCAATTCTAAAGGTAATACTCCACAAAGTGGCAGATCCAGTAGTGTCAACGGAACAGGGACAGCAAAATCTAGTTCGTCAAAGTTGAAAGAAACTGATCACATTAAGGGAAAAACCATTGACTTGGCAAAATCACAAGAATCCATCAGAGGGAAATCACCAGATAGTGCGAAGTCTCAAGAAAGTGAAACTAAGGCTGCAAAAAAGCGAAGGAGATGAAGTGCCTTATTAGTCTTCCTTTACGTTGCACTTTTCCTACAGTTTTCTGTGTGTTTTGATATGAAACTAGGCACGGATGTTGTATGTCTGAAGTTGACATGCCATTTTTAGATGGTTCTGCTGTTGATACTTGTCGTCAAGTCTAGTGATTTATTCTCAGACCATACGTaggaatatatatcatattgCAGACCACTCCTCTTGGAATATTTGGTTTTTTAGTtccaaaaaggaaaaataaaaaagaagttTTGCAGAATATGATTTCCTAGTTATTAGTTACAACAGACAAAATAATGTGCATTTCTATGTTGAGATACTCTACGAACGTATGTCGTGTTGATACATCCGTTATATGATGATCGGTGCAAGGTGCGCTACGCAAGACTGAGTTAATTGCCTAGCGAGAATAGTGATTCCAAAACTGATAATAATAAGAGGAATTGTATTTATGcctcaaaaaattattttgacgggcacttttgatatttataatttatcattGTGTTATGTTAGAAGACAATCCTCATTAATCTGTTCAAGATTCAATTCCGATGTAATAGCTTTATGAGCTAACTGATGAACAACATCATTAACCGATCTTCTCATAAGCAGTAAGGAAATAAAAGTTGGGTTTTCCGTAATCGATTGAATCTCCAACACAACCGAACAATTGGGACCACAATCCTCATATTTACTCATCAGCTCTCGAACCGCCAGAAGTGAGCTCGAGTAAATGCAAATGTTGGTAAGACCTTAACGAAGACAGAAACCCATACTCGTATGAATAGCAACCAATTCCACTCCTTTCACTGAACTAAGATTATGGATCACACAAGCTTTTGCACTCACAACTTGGCCAAATGAATTTCTTACTACTGCctcaatattgtagatattcttATCTCCGTTATAGCTCGCATCAACATCCATCCTCAGCTGGTTCAGTAACAGTGGCATCCAAATCCTTCCTACATCGAAATATTCGGAGTCTCACATCATAAATTAGACTCCCTGAACATATTAATTGTTAGAAAGTGCTCAACGAGCCAACTTGTGGTTTgagttttattgactcttatgcAAAACAATATtcgttttaataatattttataattttattcaattatgataattactttatatgtatactcATGGAAGTCGCATAGGTAAAACCCTTGAATATTCAAAATGTACCATGAGGATTTcctctcaacgtaagatcatgaaactcattaggaaatTTACCATATGTTCTAAACATGttcttagtcgaatcagccgcctaaaataaggatatagGTCGCCTgagtttgagactagcatctgtgatgtaaatgACATATTTCACTGACATATCTTTGGACAATGTTGATGATGTTAGTATTCCTCCCTcgaactgtccaagtggttatcagttatcgagtggaatagtctaCAGTTTTGGTTGttcaccattagtcctttgacttGGGACAACGTAGAAACTCTATGTACTAAcatgcactttgatctgttTAACGACTCGATTGAGGGTCGTCAGGTGACGTGGTTGAAtttagtttcgaaatacgtaggagccaaTACATTGTAGCCAGGGATTCCCGTTCCCACCCATAAATTTGTATCTCACATggaaatttaatgtaaatattagatttagtgGGAGATCGATATTTGAATATGGTGGACCCAGATCCTCAagagttttgaagatcgaagaaatgtaaaatattttaaacttatGTAATATTGGATTAGGAACCCATCATTTTGGATCCATATATGACTCATATGGATCAATTAGCTCTCGGATCGAGGTGAAGAATACTTAAAAACTTTgtttttaagttatagagatcgtttcaGAGATATTTTAACTGTTCATAACTTAgttgaaaacattttttttgtatttctatACTtgataaaaatgaattttcttgtttattagTTAAAAGTGTTTACAATattttacaagaatgaatgtttaattggaacATGTGAATTACAAAATAATCTGtgtaacttaaaaataaaagatgttTCAATTAACAATGTCCAAATAAACACgatatcaacaaaaaaaaacaagataatCTAAATCAATCACACTAGACTATGACATATTTCCCAAAAAAACAATGTATAAATTAGTAGGATAGGAcatgtttgacatgtcaaaTATTAACTATCTCTCTTAAATACGTGAGTCATATCTCAAAGGAAAGATAACCAAAGCCTCTTTTTAAGAGAAAGTAGAACATACACATGATCTATTGGATTTGATTCATGCATATATGtatggcccgctaagtgttagcacgagGTATAACCAATCATACTTCATTACTTTTACTGATGACTTCTCAAGATATGTGTATGtgcatttaataaaataaaagtctGAAACCTTTGAAAAGTTAAAAGAATTCAGAGCTGATGTAGAGAAACAATTATAAAAGAGTATTAAAATACTTTGATCTGATCGAGGTGAAGAATACTAAGTACTGAATTTCAAGACTACCTTAAGGAGAATGATATTATCTCACAGCAGTCCACATCAGCCACACtgcagttgaatggtgtgttATAATGTCGTAATCGgacattgatggacatggttcaaTCTTCGATGAGATTCACTGAATTGTCACCATCTCTTTGGAGATTTGTgccttgaaactgcggcaatgttgttgaaccaAGTCCATACAAATGCAGTTGATAAAACTTTTtgtgagatatggatgggaaaatcACACAAATATTATTTCTTAAGAATATGAGGATATCTTACTTATGTGAAGAAGACAGCAGAAGACAAATTGGATAATAGAATCAATTTGTGCTACTTCGTGGGATATCTAAATAATTTTgctggatactatttctatgaTCCCAAGGAAACAGAAGTGCTTGTTTCAAGGAATGATATCTTATTGGagaaggagtttctattagatataAAAAGCGGAATAATAAAACTCTAAGATATTCAGGAACCACCCACTTTTCAAATGGTAAAACCCATACTCCAACTACCAGTTGAGGAAACATgtgctcctagaaggtctgaatGGGTCTCAAGGTCACCTAAGAGGATGAGCCTatttcttgaagagggccatgataaGTCTAttcttggatgtgatccaaaaAACTTCAAAGAAGCATTATCAGATGTCAATTCATCCAAATGACTTGAAGCCATGTAGTCTAAGATAAACTCCATGTACTCGAACCAAGTATGCTCCCTAGTAGATCCACCAGAGGGAATTGTTCTCATATgatgtaaatggatttacaaaggAGACTTAGGACGGATGGGAAAGtaatgaccttcaaagcaagattaatggcaaaaggatatactcaaaggcaatATATTTACTAtcaggaaaccttttctccagtcgcaatgttcaagtctattaAGATATTGCTATTCATAGCATCATaatatgactatgaaatatagCAGATGGATGTAAAAACATCAGTCCTGTgacattaaggaagagatttacatgtctcaacctgaaagattCACATCAGTAAGAGGTGAGAataaagtatgcaaacttcagatatTCATCTGTGGACTCAAACAGGTATCAatgagttggaacctcagatttgacaacactatcaaagagtttgattttgttaaaaacCCTGAAGAACCACATGTATATaagaaggttagtgggagtgcaaTAACATTCCTAGTATTTTCTATTAATGACATACTACttattgagaatgatgtagggataTTGTAGTccactaaaatatggttagctaGTAAATTCTCCATAAAAGATATgagtgaagcatcctatgtattatGAATATTG
This genomic interval carries:
- the LOC140960848 gene encoding sister chromatid cohesion protein PDS5 homolog C-like isoform X1; the encoded protein is MPTLSDMELEEQLTAAGNALSQPPSSLDELLRLLDRIEELLSKVEQSPAKSMLTALSPLMDALITKYFLKHSDVDVKVGVASCVGEITRITAPDAPYDDDKMKDVFHLIVSSFEDLSDTSSRSHHKRASILETVAKVRSCVIMLDLECDQMIIEMFQHFLKAIRVHHSEIIFASMETVMTLVIEESEDISSELLNPILDTLKRNNKEVLPIAKKLAEKVIQNCALKLRPYLTQALKTSDTNFDDYSGVVASTCEPNASTGGHSNENISKYRKVVKEGSAETPVLDKDAPVTRSPKSISSINEIMTEETIPDAHYSNMADSSRNVEDKSMSKNVSNDLGARKPKISGLKVETDAKRKGRQFKPDNNLAVSSDLLDDQKQNEQVPCHQDIAAKDGSPDEILSVEADISLDNVDDVSIHPLQLKAVEKVDVNLASSTQSPGIPANSRSKKAGRANRKENLGTKETKKALEGTDILKAKQQRRSLKKKSDKTIDKDKVLAEEVLSKNDRMSTSDSEARSLDPTEKLGDASNKVEDGSSLSQKEVRKKGAQKKPDSLKFYSKEDHGQDMVASPRTPLKSSKNEDSVEETKRMSNKRKRSPGIQKTSETKEYGEELVGSKVKVWWPKDQMFYEGVISSFDSVKKKHMVLYNDGDKEVLNLGRERWELVGDDSFAAVGKSIEHSSPDASSDMRRKKKGFPISELSSKRRKIDGSLKSKSTSSGKPKDVKSGGKSGSKFKDDGKAELKSKSNSKSSGKSIADPVKDKNPSQKHRGKSHEDSAKTSGRSRDDVAKTSSHSKPDRHRNVNSKGNTPQSGRSSSVNGTGTAKSSSSKLKETDHIKGKTIDLAKSQESIRGKSPDSAKSQESETKAAKKRRR
- the LOC140960848 gene encoding sister chromatid cohesion protein PDS5 homolog C-like isoform X2, coding for MPTLSDMELEEQLTAAGNALSQPPSSLDELLRLLDRIEELLSKVEQSPAKSMLTALSPLMDALITKYFLKHSDVDVKVGVASCVGEITRITAPDAPYDDDKMKDVFHLIVSSFEDLSDTSSRSHHKRASILETVAKVRSCVIMLDLECDQMIIEMFQHFLKAIRVHHSEIIFASMETVMTLVIEESEDISSELLNPILDTLKRNNKEVLPIAKKLAEKVIQNCALKLRPYLTQALKTSDTNFDDYSGVVASTCEPNASTGGHSNENISKYRKVVKEGSAETPVLDKDAPVTRSPKSISSINEIMTEETIPDAHYSNMADSSRNVEDKSMSKNVSNDLGARKPKISGLKVETDAKRKGRQFKPDNNLAVSSDLLDDQKQNEQVPCHQDIAAKDGSPDEILSVEADISLDNVDDVSIHPLQLKAVEKVDVNLASSTQSPGIPANSRSKKAGRANRKENLGTKETKKALEGTDILKAKQQRRSLKKKSDKTIDKDKVLAEEVLSKNDRMSTSDSEARSLDPTEKLGDASNKVEDGSSLSQKEVRKKGAQKKPDSLKFYSKEDHGQDMVASPRTPLKSSKNEDSVEETKRMSNKRKRSPGIQKTSETKEYGEELVGSKVKVWWPKDQMFYEGVISSFDSVKKKHMVLYNDGDKEVLNLGRERWELVGDDSFAAVGKSIEHSSPDASSDMKKKGFPISELSSKRRKIDGSLKSKSTSSGKPKDVKSGGKSGSKFKDDGKAELKSKSNSKSSGKSIADPVKDKNPSQKHRGKSHEDSAKTSGRSRDDVAKTSSHSKPDRHRNVNSKGNTPQSGRSSSVNGTGTAKSSSSKLKETDHIKGKTIDLAKSQESIRGKSPDSAKSQESETKAAKKRRR
- the LOC140960848 gene encoding sister chromatid cohesion protein PDS5 homolog C-like isoform X3, translated to METVMTLVIEESEDISSELLNPILDTLKRNNKEVLPIAKKLAEKVIQNCALKLRPYLTQALKTSDTNFDDYSGVVASTCEPNASTGGHSNENISKYRKVVKEGSAETPVLDKDAPVTRSPKSISSINEIMTEETIPDAHYSNMADSSRNVEDKSMSKNVSNDLGARKPKISGLKVETDAKRKGRQFKPDNNLAVSSDLLDDQKQNEQVPCHQDIAAKDGSPDEILSVEADISLDNVDDVSIHPLQLKAVEKVDVNLASSTQSPGIPANSRSKKAGRANRKENLGTKETKKALEGTDILKAKQQRRSLKKKSDKTIDKDKVLAEEVLSKNDRMSTSDSEARSLDPTEKLGDASNKVEDGSSLSQKEVRKKGAQKKPDSLKFYSKEDHGQDMVASPRTPLKSSKNEDSVEETKRMSNKRKRSPGIQKTSETKEYGEELVGSKVKVWWPKDQMFYEGVISSFDSVKKKHMVLYNDGDKEVLNLGRERWELVGDDSFAAVGKSIEHSSPDASSDMRRKKKGFPISELSSKRRKIDGSLKSKSTSSGKPKDVKSGGKSGSKFKDDGKAELKSKSNSKSSGKSIADPVKDKNPSQKHRGKSHEDSAKTSGRSRDDVAKTSSHSKPDRHRNVNSKGNTPQSGRSSSVNGTGTAKSSSSKLKETDHIKGKTIDLAKSQESIRGKSPDSAKSQESETKAAKKRRR